From a region of the Salvia hispanica cultivar TCC Black 2014 unplaced genomic scaffold, UniMelb_Shisp_WGS_1.0 HiC_scaffold_1182, whole genome shotgun sequence genome:
- the LOC125198049 gene encoding cytochrome f: protein MSFYGIAGLFISSYLWCTISWNVGSGYDRFDRKEGIVCIFRWGFPGKNRRIFLRFLIKDIQSVRIEVKEGIFARPVLYMDIRGRGAVPLTRTDENLTPREIEQKAAELAYFLRVPIETMQTRNTFSWIKEHITQFISVPLMIYIIARAPVSSAYPIFAQQGYENPREATGRIVCANCHLANKPVDIEVPQTVLPDTVFEAVVRIPYDKQVKQVLANGKKGGLNVGAVLILPEGFELAPSDRISPEMKEKVGNLSFQSYRPDKKNILVIGPVPGQKYSEITFPILSPDPATKKDVHFLKYPIYVGGNRGRGQIYPDGSKSNNTVYNATGAGIVSKIIRKEKGGYEIIITDPSDGRQVVDIIPPGPEVLVSEGESIKLDQPLTSNPNVGGFGQGDAEIVLQDPLRVQGLLVFLASVILAQIFLVLKKKQFEKVQLAEMNF, encoded by the exons ATGTCTTTCTACGGGATTGCGGGTCTCTTTATTAGTTCCTATTTGTGGTGCACAATCTCCTGGAATGTAGGTAGTGGTTATGATCGATTCGATAGAAAGGAAGGAATAGTGTGTATTTTTCGTTGGGGATTTCCTGGAAAAAATCGTCGCATATTCCTCCGATTCCTTATAAAAGATATTCAATCCGTTCGAATAGAAGTTAAAGAGGGTATTTTTGCTCGTCCTGTCCTTTATATGGATATCAGAGGCCGGGGGGCTGTTCCGTTGACTCGTACTGATGAGAATTTGACTCCACGAGAAATTGAACAAAAAGCCGCGGAATTGGCCTATTTCTTGCGCGTACCGATTGAA ACCATGCAAACTAGAAATACTTTTTCTTGGATAAAGGAACATATTACTCAATTTATTTCCGTACCGCTCATGATATATATCATAGCTCGGGCACCCGTTTCAAGTGCATATCCGATTTTTGCACAGCAGGGTTATGAAAATCCACGAGAAGCGACTGGGCGTATTGTATGTGCCAATTGTCATTTAGCTAATAAACCCGTGGATATTGAGGTTCCACAAACAGTACTTCCTGATACTGTATTTGAAGCAGTTGTTCGAATTCCTTATGATAAGCAAGTGAAACAAGTCCTTGCTAATGGTAAGAAAGGGGGTTTGAATGTGGGGGCTGTTCTTATTTTACCGGAGGGGTTTGAATTAGCTCCTTCCGATCGTATTTCTCCCgaaatgaaagaaaaggtAGGAAATTTGTCTTTTCAGAGCTACCGccctgataaaaaaaatattcttgtaATAGGGCCTGTCCCCGGCCAGAAATATAGTGAAATCACCTTTCCTATTCTTTCCCCCGACCCCGCTACTAAGAAAGATGTTCACTTCTTAAAATATCCTATATATGTAGGAGGAAATAGGGGAAGGGGTCAGATTTATCCCGACGGAAGCAAGAGTAACAATACAGTTTATAATGCTACAGGGGCGGGTATAGTAAGCAAAATCATACGAAAAGAAAAAGGGGGATATGAAATAATCATAACAGATCCATCGGATGGACGTCAAGTGGTTGATATTATCCCTCCAGGACCAGAAGTTCTTGTTTCAGAGGGTGAATCCATCAAATTGGATCAACCATTAACGAGTAATCCTAATGTGGGTGGATTTGGTCAGGGGGATGCCGAAATAGTACTTCAAGATCCATTACGTGTCCAAGGCCTTTTGGTCTTCTTGGCATCTGTTATTTTGGcacaaatatttttagttcttAAAAAGAAACAGTTCGAGAAGGTTCAATTGGCCGAAATGAATTTCTAG